From Triticum aestivum cultivar Chinese Spring chromosome 7B, IWGSC CS RefSeq v2.1, whole genome shotgun sequence:
cgttggggctgactcgaaagggagaatacggtgagtcacttggtgacgccccggagctttggctttGGCACTGCTCTAATGGAGATTAGCACTCTCATGAGTGTGAACTTGGGGATAAATCTGCGtccccgactcacttgtggttgtctcatacccacaccctttaatttccgcaattcatacttgctcatattgatatatcttgtgctagttgaattgcttggttgttcctacatttccatatcttgtgatatagtttgtgcttgctagtttgctTGAGTGCATATCTTGTTTATCATAGGTTGTTgatgcacttagttgagcctagcatatttaggatttgtgcttgaaaaataTTCGTTAGTGTAATTCCACGTTAGGGTAAAGCAAAATCCGTAaaagttttaaaacgcctattcaccccctctagtcgtcatcttGATCATTTCACCACGTCACATACATTCAAAAAGTATGGGAAGATTCTCTTagacttgccaacttgtggctctcattttgaggAACTAACATTAGGgaagtttggcaacattgtttggtaAAGTGTGGCATTGCTAGGCCTAGAAACAAACAACCCCTTAATGAATAAACTAGGTAGAGCTACTGAAAAAATCTATCAGAATAGACGATAGAACAATAACTAAGTGGAAGTACATGAAAACTACACAAGCATGCATGCATACAATCTCAAGTAATGCAAGGATAATACAAAATCTAACATGACAAGCAGTGCTAAAATAAATGCAATTCAATTGTGAAGAACTGAACACAGAGAACAGTGACACAACCGAGGAATGACTCATATGGACATAAATACTGGAATTAATGCAAGTAAAGATGAAATCaatggtgctcgatggcgacaagtgATTTGTTTGACCATTTCACACTTGTGCTGCCAAAGTGCTACGTCAATTTAGTTTTTCATGATCCTCCATCACTTAACATATTTTTGGGCTCTTGGGTTTTTCTATCAATTAAATCACTCAATACTCTTAGTGGATGCGTTGTTCAAACAAACTCATGTTTCAAATGGAGCAGCCAACTGTTGCAGGTTGGGGTGGCTATTTGTAGCCGAAGCAATTCTAGGGGTGTGAAATGACCAATAAGGACATGTGTCACCTAGCAGTCAACCGACACATGGCACAACAGTCGGATTTCAAAGTCATGCGGCAACTTACTTGATAACAAGTCAAGCTGACTCAACTGTTAGTGATTCTTTCTCTAAGTTCAAAAGAACTTTGTTGCCTTAGAGAATAATCACTCTGCATAAAAGGATTTATCTCATTCTCACTCAAAAAAATGGTTTATGATTGATCACACAATAGAAATATAAAATTCTACTAACTTGGACCCTCTTATAGTACGATTTGttctatgactcaataaagaaaaAATGAAACTAGAGAAACAACTACGTCTTCTCACTGTCTTCATTTTTTCACCGTAGTCAATTTTTTCTCGAACAGCATACCAAAACAATTGCTCTTCACAACAAATTTTAGGGTTGTCGCCCACacatataacatactcctaatagctTAGGCAACCTTCTCTGTAACTAGTGCAATCTTCTTAGAATATTAAACAATCTTCTATGTTCCTCAGAGGAATTATACTCTCTGTGTGTAAACACATTAGTCTTTTAACTGTGTTGTTGCAACAATCTCCAAAatatgttcagaatttcaaaatgtGTCatcatttcaaattttgttcaccaattaaaaaatgtttgcaatttaaaAATTTGTTCAAAAAATATTCCCATTTTAGGAATGTATTGAAAAATTCAAAAATGCTTGGGAATTAATAAAATtcatgtttttgaatttttttcagaatttcaaTTTTTTAGAAAATTCACAAATTCAACAAAtatttgcatttttataaaatgttcaagaatttcaaaaaatgttcagaacttCAAAAAATGTTTCGCCTTTTACAAATTtatcaaaaaaagaaaaacaaatcatcttctcaaaaaatattcatgattttttaaaacaaATGTTCTCTAAAGTGCGAAAGTTTGCCGCTGCtagtttttaaaatgattttacaaatttattaaaaaagaaaaacaaatcatcttctcaaattttttttaggatttttcaAAACAAATGTTCTCTAAAGTGCCAAAGCCTGCCGCTACTGGTTTTTAAAATGGCTAGaacaatgcccatgcgttgcaatggatataaatattctaatatgttagcttgtgatttacctgtcaataataatgtgattgtgtaaataaatgttcatcaaattctgatCGTGAATtaccttacactactagggaaaaccctagcagtagcgcgggtttaatgacTATCAATAGCGCGGggaaccgcgctactagtaaggcgctgcAGCTAAAGGCTAGTAGTAGCGTGGGctagaccgcgctactgctatgtcgacttagtagcagcgctttctatgatcagcgctactggtaattagtagtagcgcttctccgagcacgcgctactactattattccgcaTTTTACTTCTTGTTTATTTCATgatgtattcatacacctttatacaagttttcatcgcaacaatttagagattgtttttacatcataatgagttactGCATCACTGAGAGAAAGAactgtggactagtttcaagtggatggacatccacttgaaactaatccgcggttctttcatccaatgatataataaatatcatcatcatcatatcattaacaacttatcatcataatacatcattgtcatataacacctcctcatgcatgatcatcgttttcatcaatgagacttcacatacaagttggtcactagtcataatcacaactactcttgatcatcaactctcataaacatattatacctcataggacctactacattctcttaggacctactatattttcttaggtaaaatagcataaaacaagatagcccctaactctccattatggagaatggagattatcttgTTTCCAATTCTTGCGTTTCgcataatgttgcttccaagaacctccttaggattgtccatatattttttccattatttgattatcatgtgttcaccggttttagaaatccggtatggaccggtgagattcgtaggacgacctggctgtatgttcaaaatatcaaggcgaccattctgatacatcaaatgaggcagacaatccatcgggattttcagttgaaaaacatagtaataactttgtagttagcaatgtagttcagttttagaagtatgcaaaagatgcacggatgtcgtagtagtaaaaaaatcttaccagggcatctccatggaagttatcgtggttcaacacatgcactagtggcatgtattgaccataatgtggaggagttcgataataggcaTTGTAATTCTTAATTTCagtacaatatgcgaccagatgatttttctccttataagttaactcagagccatcagtgtagtaggttctgtctaccatattctgcacattctttgaagaatgaaaataagtatcaatggaaataagctgtcaactattttgaaataaacaatataaattacttaataactatgtttcagAAAACTCACATAACGGTATAAttggaagcatatcaacaaggacccaaatgtccaaattgtcttggttgatgtcaagatcaccaagatccatggtgacaaacatacctcttgaaaatcatacatcttgcaaagagcttcccaacccgggcaaccaaaatgggatacgctctcagagttgtatagatttacctcaaaattcataccatgatgggtccttagattaattttctttgtttcattcctctcatgatcttcaaaacccatcctctcccagacatagcgtcttgcatggcatgggataagctagtcgaattgtaaaagacgaaaattacacgtcgaagtagtagaagtcgagcttaattacgaaaaaaacactttgcgccgtagcttaccgtatcacaattgaaggcctcctcgagcttaatgttgaagcgccgaccttcgtccaggtgaggcatgtcgcagaaaccccggttgtcgccgcaccaggagcactccccgggaccttcttcgtccgacgacatttcctatgttcataattcaaagattaaacttgtacaattaaatatatgtactacaaaaactaaattagatcattagtattcaacacgggttgactatcggtccatCGAGCTTTTTttaaactctcagctcacgtggtgtatatattcgacgttggtgatggtcgctcctcccttcgtcccagagtgcattaaaccaaaatgtctagcacacgggaacgaaggagaagcgacccccacgacaacagtcgacaTTCTTCTTTGTTCTCTCATATATGatggacacactccctcactgattttttgaccgtcggtgatggtcgttactcctcctccccccagtgcataacaaaggtctagcacaaggagaaaaAGGAGAAACGAcacccacgacaacagtcaggattcttcggcctcgacagacttaaagtcaacccaaaatatcgtttaattatctttctagaaaatccaggccactcgatatttcctacatattctagcacaagtcatgccaaaattcacggaaaattccgacatgacctttgctaaaaaaggacatattgaCCGCTtgaaatttgtcggaacggaaattaatcaacactccggcaaaacataggccactcggaggcgTAACCTGCAAATAttaccggccacttgggcaaccacatatcctatttgagcaacacaagatatacatgtttttatctacatcatatcttataggactcatattgacatggagatttggctggtctcacctcgaggtcagagggggtcgctgacggggacgacgacgaggatgatggaggggctcctagatttctgcaaaaacagaTACCCTATTAGTTATcactagtatcatacatataacatcgatcactaatacaactaaaacgaatgacgggtatcgacgacgaggatgcgggataagcattgtcgacgttgatgcgggaataattgcttaaactaaaaaaattaacaacaaatgtgacatgttcaactagttctattaattcaactagttcttactaaaaataaacttactataaataaaaataaactagtcccttctaaaaataaactagtttaactagttatattaattttcttactaaaaatacattagttctattaattcaactagtttttactaaaaataaactagttcaactaattttattaatttacttattaattattttaaacacttactaaaaacaataaaaaaactaaattatacaatagtaaaaaaccacagtaaaaaacagaagaaaaaaagagatggagggaggaggggaagggaggaggaaggagagaggaggagggggaggaggccggtgggattggaggagggaggggacggggggaggaggggggcggatcgaaggaggaggaggagggtggggcggggggaggagggggagggggcggccgaaggaggaggaggaaggggcgaTGGGAGCAGGGCGGccggagaaggaagggggaggagggagaaggaaggaggaaggaagaagGGAGTACCTCGATggaggagcagcgcggcggcgacgggcgacggaaCCGGCACGGggcgagagtgagtgagagggagTGAGAGGGTTGGGCGCTTGtaggataaggtaagtaagtagtagcgcaTTTCCTAGATACGCGCTGCTTCTatgggacgtagcagtagcgctgattacagataagcgctactgctaagtggggctagccatctgcgTCCAGTACAAACATAGCAGCAACACGTTTTcttagcacgcgctactgctaaagtagtagcagtagcgcgatttatttaaacacgctactgctaagtagcagtaggcCCATTTttatccagcgctactgctaagatgctgtgtacaaggttttttctagtagtgttatattttgattagaagtttggtaagtaaattagaGTGAAATTGATTCAGAagataagtaaattaaggtgattgattatcatatacatgaaAGGTTGGACGAAGAGATggtgggaagaaaggtgaaatgaaaccttacattctttttaagtTTTTTTTAGAGATAGAGAAAACCAGTCAGGTGAGCGCTGTacaagtgggccggcccatgtaagaGCGCTGTGTACAGGCGGGTCGCAGAATTGAGGCCTGCATAATCGGCCCAGCCCAATCAACCGGAGGCGGACGTTTTTGGTCTGCGACTGCCGACTGCGATGCGTGGATGCCCTAGGTCTTCTCCTTCCGTCCTCCCCAACAttaccggccgccgccgcccttcccCATCCTCTTCCGCCGGCGAGGAAAGCAACTCGCCTGACAATGCACGGGAAGCGTGACCCCCTCATCGGCGATCGTTGTCTTTCCGTCCTCACAGATGAGAAGCAGGATATATGCGATCTGCTCGGTTACATCCATGATTTCTACAGGGAGGCGCTCGATCGGCTTCCGTTGGGGGCGATTCCCTCGCTGGCCCCGCGCCTCCTCAAGGCCGGCATGCCCATCGGCTTCCTCGACCCAGTCTCCAACATCATCGCCAACACCATCGCCTACACCCCTTCACCGACGCCTGGATCCgacaaggaggaagaggaggatgaggcGCCGTCGTCGGAGTGGATCCTCTCCAAGATCATCACCGACACTAACGACATATTCGTCTTCGAACTACCGCTTTCCCGGCACAAGTCTATGACCCTCGCGCGGCTGTCGCTGGACGGTCTTGTCAGCTTCCTCACCTCCCACTACCGCTACCTCGTCAGCAGGGAAGCCATGAGCTACTTGCTCCTGGCCAGGGCCGATCTTCTCACCGCTGTGCGCCTCATCGAGCGTGATCGTAACAAGTGGTGCAACTCCTTCAGTATTACCTCCCCTACAGCCAAGGTCGCCCTGGAATGTGCCGCTGTGTCTGCCAGGCATCCTGAACCAGACGTCCTGGTGAAAGCGTCGCTGACTATGGCCTCTCGCCTGGCCGATGTCACCGCCGTTCTTGCTGGACAAGGCCCTCTCTCGCCTGCAACTATCAGGAGCATTGCCAAGCTGCTCAGGAGAGGGCCTCCGATTATGGATGATCTCACCAACCTATCACTGGATCATCTTTGTGGTAAGAAGAAGAGTAAGAAGAGAAAGAGAAGCGAGCAGACAGCAGAAACCATAGAGGGGAGCAGGGCACAGAAAAAGCTTGGTCCTCAGTTGACATTCAGATTCACACTGGCTCTGAAGCTTTTGCTCCTCGGCAAGATCCATGGGCACTACTTGCAGGCACTTGCCAAGCTGCCTCGGGATGGCTTGCGCAAGCTTCACCACTGCAGCCTCCTCAGGGGTGGATATTGCTATGGCCCCAAGGATCCTGTCTCCAAGATTATCCTCAACACCATCTGGTATGGCTCCATGTTTCCCACGCCCCAAAAGTTTCAGCTACAGTTTAAGGTGGATATGATATGCACAGACATGCTTGCACGCATTGAGTGCTGTTCTCTTTACGGTTACCTTCCTTCGCACCCGTCTCCCCTCTATCTCGGAGCACGATGCAATCTGGTATCTGTTCAGGAGCGATGCTGATGTCCACAAGGCCATCCGTGAGGCAATGAAGCATGATCATTCTGTGTCTGGCAGTTACCAGGACGCCTATAGGCAAGCAGCCGTTGTTTCATGGCATGATGACCCTGATGCGCTGGTGAAATTTGCCACGTCTTCCTTGAACATGGAGTCCGCCCAGTTGTTAACTATATTGCAGGGCACACTCACCAACGGCAGAGTTGAATGCCTCACCATGGCTCTGCCACATCAATATCCACCTACCAAGTCCGAGGAGCAGGCTCAGCAAGTGACCCAGGCGACCTCAAACTCACATGTCTTGAGCAAAAACCAGAAAAGGTTCATTTCAGAGTTGCAGAAAAAATTCAGGCGCGACCAAAACTTCTTTGTCAGAAAGGTCAAGGCGGCATTGAGGCACTACTCCCAGCAAAAAGGGGTTGGTACATTtgcttctgtttttttgttttcttccttCTGAATTATAATGTGCACCAATTACTTTCATTTTCTTCAAAACCTTTTTTCACATATTGGCTGCCCTCTTCTGCATTATTACTTATAGGTGCACTATAAACTTCATATCATCTGCGGTGTGAATCCTAGTGTACCGGGCGGATCAAGTGCTGCTCTTTTCAAGAAGAGGTTCCGATTTGAGTACTTCCATATCAACTTCTTGGCAACAGCTAAGGGACCAAATTCTGCTGTTGCAGCTCCAGAATTGTTCTTCGCTCAATGTAGCAATAGTGTCGAAGAGAGGCGGAAGAGACCATCCTGGTGCTCCCCTGTATTAGATTCTCGCATAGATAATGGTATGCTCTCAGCTCTCTCTGTTCATGCACACACTGCTATTTGGTGGCAATTTGAATGTGTCATTCACTCATTCTTGCCTGTATATTTAACAATTGTAAGACATAAGTTGGTCGAATCAGTTAGTATGTTTGCACTACTAGCTGTATATCATTACTGCCATACAAATTGGACGGTAGTTTTTTTTTTCTCCTATCAGAAAGCTTGATTAGGAGGCGCAATCAAGCCCCTTGTATAAATGAATTAAATGTTGTTTTCTAAAAACTGGAAGGAAAAATTTATCACAGCCGAATAGCCAAAATGCGTCGGCGAAATTTCTTAACATTTCTGTTAATGCATTTATATGAAGCCGCACTATGAGAAAAAACAGTACACTTCGCTGGCAAATTGGCAATGCAACCATGTCGTCGTTGTACTCTCATTTGCAGCCATGGACGGGTGCGGCCATGATTAATTATGCGCCAGCGCTGGCCCCTTGCGCATGATGATGGTGGAGAACTAAGCTATAGTAGACGGACATACTCGCCATGCACGTGCACTAGCGTCAGCACTGACCATCTCGTGGTTTAGACCTCGAACAATAATATGTTCTCTAGTTCTCCTTATTAGTTCCCAGGGAAAGAAATCAGTGTTCGAGAGAGCACTACTGACGGTTTGAAGAAAACACAGTTGCCTATGTATCAGCAGTGTTTTTGTATGGCTCCTTTAACTTCCATATTATTACACAGGAAATGGCTCTTGGTTTGAACTCCCCTTGGCAATTTATGATCCAAGGCCTTAGATTGATGACCAACTCAATCTGATGGCTGTTATTTTAAAGATGACGTGGTAAATATGGATGCTGCATTAGAATAATATAAAGAGAGATAGGGCTTAGAAGACCTGGCCAAATAGAATTGCAATTCCTTGTTTCTTTTCCTCAACACATAGGAATTGTCATTGTTTATCTGCACATTATTTGAGATGTAATTACTTTgtttaagtactccctccgtttctttttactctgcgtataaaatttgtttgaagtcaaactacacaaag
This genomic window contains:
- the LOC123161269 gene encoding uncharacterized protein, which gives rise to MHGKRDPLIGDRCLSVLTDEKQDICDLLGYIHDFYREALDRLPLGAIPSLAPRLLKAGMPIGFLDPVSNIIANTIAYTPSPTPGSDKEEEEDEAPSSEWILSKIITDTNDIFVFELPLSRHKSMTLARLSLDGLVSFLTSHYRYLVSREAMSYLLLARADLLTAVRLIERDRNKWCNSFSITSPTAKVALECAAVSARHPEPDVLVKASLTMASRLADVTAVLAGQGPLSPATIRSIAKLLRRGPPIMDDLTNLSLDHLCGKKKSKKRKRSEQTAETIEGSRAQKKLGPQLTFRFTLALKLLLLGKIHGHYLQALAKLPRDGLRKLHHCSLLRGGYCYGPKDPVSKIILNTICYQDAYRQAAVVSWHDDPDALVKFATSSLNMESAQLLTILQGTLTNGRVECLTMALPHQYPPTKSEEQAQQVTQATSNSHVLSKNQKRFISELQKKFRRDQNFFVRKVKAALRHYSQQKGVHYKLHIICGVNPSVPGGSSAALFKKRFRFEYFHINFLATAKGPNSAVAAPELFFAQCSNSVEERRKRPSWCSPVLDSRIDNVRCFSCEFNGAKIVHPYDELYWGRYKDFNIIAQGKHGTPNDLLISSSHYHSDMMATMTEDFIYFDPNTDSEFAKMNPISNVARELKGFKGRIF